TGGAATGTTACTTCAGGTGATTATGACCCACATTTTTACTGGGGACGCGCAAATGGATGGGTTTTAATGTCCATGGCTGAATTGCTGAGTGTTTTACCTGATGATTACAAAGGGAGAGATGAAATTCTGCACTTATACCGTTCGATGGTGCGTTCCTTAGCAAATTTGCAAGACGGAACAGGATTCTGGCATAATCTGTTGGATAAAAGTGATACCTATACAGAAACATCTTGTACAGCCATGTTTACTTTTGCTATTGCTAAAGGTATTAATGAAGGTTGGGTTAGTCATGTTTACGGTCCTGTGGCCCTAACAGGTTGGAACGCAACTAAAACACGCGTACTTGAAAATGGTGCCGTAGATGGTACTTGTGAAGGTACAACGTTCGCACACGACAACACTTACTATTATAATAGAGGAAAAAGCATTTATGCGACTCATGGCTATGGCCCTGTGCTTTATGCGGGTGCGGAAATGATTAAGCTATTACAAAATGACACCCTTGAAATTCAAAAAGCAAAAGATAACTCTGTGAATAGCACGTATCATTTTATTCTAAAAAGTGAATGGCCAAATAAACACTAAGTTTACTAAGCCATTTTATATTTTTAGACAATCTACTAAAACAAAAAGCACCAATTATATGGTGCTTTTTGTTTATTGTTTTTTATCATTAATTATTAATTGCCAACCTAAATAGGCATCATTTACAATATCATTATTTTTATTTGGGTCATAACGTTTAATCATTTCACTAGGCAATTTTGGTAGTTCTTCAAAATTTTTCCAAAGTTTTACGCCCAATCCAGAAATTAAAGCTGCTCCCCATGCTGAAACATCGGTAATTCCCATGTTGGTTATTGGGGTTTTTAATAAATCTGCGATAAATTGCATTAAAAACTTATTGGCAGTAATACCTCCGTTTACTTTTAATTCTTTTAAAGATGTTTTCGTTTCTTTTTCAATAGAATGAATAACATCTTTTATTTGAAATGCAATTGATTCTAAACTTGCTCTCACTAAATGCGCTTTGGTTGTTCCGAAAGTTAATCCATGAACAGAAGCTTTCCAATCTTTTTGCCAATAAGGTGCTCCCATACCACTAAAAGCTGGGATTAAATAAACACCTTCATTGTTTTCTAACGAGGTTGCCATAGGTTCAATATCACTATAAGTGGTAAAAACATCTAATTGATTTTTCAACCATTCAATAGTAGAACCACAACTTACTATCACGCCTTCTAGAGCATAATTTACTTGGCCTTCAACACTCCATCCAATAGTGGTTAGCATACCGTTTTGAATATCTTTAGAAATATTCTCAGCATGCCATAAAATAGATGAACCTGTACCTAAAGTGGCTTTTGCCATACCATTAGTAAAACATTCTTCACCAAAGAAAGCTGCTTGAGAATCGCCAATAATTCCTGTTATAGGAAGCGCATTTTTAAAAGCCCCTTCAAAAGTTGAATCCCCAAAATGGTCGGATGAAAATGTAACCTCTGGCAAATTTATATTTTCTATACCAAATGTTTTCAAAAGCGATTTATCCCATTCCAAATTATAAATATTATAGAATAAAGTTCTCGATGCGTTTGTATATTCTGATTTAAAACTTTTGTGATTAGTAAGTTTGTAAAGCAACCAAGTATCAACCGTTCCAAAGTAGGCGTCTCCATCATGGATGGCTTTTTTTACTTTAT
The genomic region above belongs to Mariniflexile litorale and contains:
- a CDS encoding glycerol kinase GlpK; protein product: MSKSYILSIDQGTSGTKAIIFDEFGKVVIKTTESLKSYYPQSSFVEQDPMEIYQSVINAVKNCMNQFNEQFPGEENSVVSCGISNQRETFVLWDKNGNPLHNAVVWQCKRSVEVCERLKESNLEKAINSSTGLTIDPYFSATKVIWLNENNDKVKKAIHDGDAYFGTVDTWLLYKLTNHKSFKSEYTNASRTLFYNIYNLEWDKSLLKTFGIENINLPEVTFSSDHFGDSTFEGAFKNALPITGIIGDSQAAFFGEECFTNGMAKATLGTGSSILWHAENISKDIQNGMLTTIGWSVEGQVNYALEGVIVSCGSTIEWLKNQLDVFTTYSDIEPMATSLENNEGVYLIPAFSGMGAPYWQKDWKASVHGLTFGTTKAHLVRASLESIAFQIKDVIHSIEKETKTSLKELKVNGGITANKFLMQFIADLLKTPITNMGITDVSAWGAALISGLGVKLWKNFEELPKLPSEMIKRYDPNKNNDIVNDAYLGWQLIINDKKQ